The following DNA comes from Cytophagales bacterium.
AATTTGAAATCATAGCGTGCATTGAGGTCCATGGCATACAGACTACAATCCTCAGATGCCCCAGACTTACCTAGTGCGAACTGGATCTCGTGTCCCACTGCTGCTGGAAATACGAAGCCACCATTATAATCTGTATGCTCGCCAATGAGATTGATCCGACCTGGTGCTCTCACCACCAAATCAGGCGCGGAACCGAACTTGTTCTGGTATGCTTGTACGACAGACTCCATAGTGCTCAACAATTTTGAGGGTGCAAATTAATCACCAGAAACTTATTAGTAGCATATAGTAGCATAGCTTAATTTATTCCTTAGAAATAACAACCTTCATACTCATCAGTTCTGGTTTAGTCAAAGCCGCAAGCAGGAAATAGGCCACACTTCGGCGACTGATCGTCAAGTTTGGTTTTTGTTCATTCGAAAATGATTCACGAACCTTTTGTTTTACAGAAGAATTGGTCAAACCGACAGGTTGCACGATTGTCCAGGGAATGTTGGACGCTTCAACTAATTGCTCTTGTCGAGCATGGTCCTGGTAAGCTACACCAATGTTGCTGTTATTGATGAACCAGCTGAACCAACCAGGAATATCATTAGCTGTCTCGCCTACTCCCCATGCAGAACAGACCACTAAACGTTGGATGCCTAACGTGGTTATCAAAGGCAAAAGAATCTTCATGGTATCGGAGAGCAAAGTGG
Coding sequences within:
- a CDS encoding NAD(P)-binding oxidoreductase; translation: MKICLLGATGRTGKLVLAAALKEGHEVTCLARNTSRIHPQPGLNILEGDTTNEQDLRRSLEGCEGVISVLNVSRNSDFPWSRLRTPPTLLSDTMKILLPLITTLGIQRLVVCSAWGVGETANDIPGWFSWFINNSNIGVAYQDHARQEQLVEASNIPWTIVQPVGLTNSSVKQKVRESFSNEQKPNLTISRRSVAYFLLAALTKPELMSMKVVISKE